Proteins encoded within one genomic window of Entelurus aequoreus isolate RoL-2023_Sb linkage group LG26, RoL_Eaeq_v1.1, whole genome shotgun sequence:
- the LOC133643612 gene encoding LOW QUALITY PROTEIN: oocyte zinc finger protein XlCOF22-like (The sequence of the model RefSeq protein was modified relative to this genomic sequence to represent the inferred CDS: inserted 1 base in 1 codon; substituted 1 base at 1 genomic stop codon) has product MRTHTGEKPFSCSICGKDFTHRHALKRHMRTHTGEKPFSCSICSKDFTHRHNLKIHMRIHTGENPFSCSECSKSFVINQSLKVHMRIHTGEKPXSCSECGKSFVRNQSLKAHMRTHTGEKPFACSICGKDFTHRQHLKTHMRIHTGENPFSCSEXCGKSFVRNRSLKEHMRTHTGEKPFSCSICGKDFTYRPHLKTHMRTH; this is encoded by the exons atgagaacacacactggagaaaaacctttttcatgttcaatctgcggtaaagattttactcatagGCACgctttgaaaagacacatgagaacacacactggagaaaaacctttttcatgttcaatctgcagtaaagattttactcataggcacaatttgaaaatacacatgagaatacacactggagaaaaccctttttcctgctcagaatgtagtaaaagttttgtaataaatcaaagtttaaaagtacacatgagaatacacactggtgaaaaac tttcttgctcagaatgtggtaaaagttttgtaagaaatcaaagtttaaaagcacacatgagaacacacactggagaaaaaccttttgcatgttcaatctgcggtaaagattttactcataggcaacatttgaaaacacacatgagaatacacactggagaaaaccctttttcctgctcagaat aatgtggtaaaagttttgtaagaAATCGAAGTttaaaagaacacatgagaacacacactggagaaaaacctttttcatgttcaatctgtggtaaagattttacttATAGGCCacatttgaaaacacacatgagaacacac
- the LOC133643611 gene encoding gastrula zinc finger protein XlCGF28.1-like, translated as MDKEEPQPFHIKEEEEAPHTLRMQRDENNPLISHFKEEEEEHSVSQEGEHLEWLEESPVIGVLVKSEDDEVKGESEEKREAEPPSSSSTQHMTTEADGDHCGGSQADKMLAPLSDSEDTTSHSPDTDDEHSKDDKTCHTDNTHFTCSHCHKTFKHHRSLKRHMRTHTGEKPFSCSICGNYFTHKHDLKIHMRIHTGEKPFSCSECGKSFVRNQSFKAHLRIHTGEKPFLCSICGKDFTHRQHLKIHMRIHTGENPFSCSECGKSFGRNQSLKEHMRIHTGEKPFLCSICGKDFTHSQHLKRHMRTHTGEKPFSCTICGKYFTQKHHFKVHMRTHTGEQPFSCSICGKDFTRRDHFKKHIKIHTGEQPFSCSICGKDFTQRHYLKKHMSTHTGEKPYTCSVCCKSFIQSQHLKRHMRTHTGKKVLSCSVCGERLSSKYQCKKHKCAGENSSSK; from the coding sequence atggacaaggaggagccacagcccttccacattaaggaggaagaagAGGCGCCACATACATTACGAATGCAAAGGGACGAAAATAACCCATTGATctcccattttaaagaggaagaggaggaacacagcgtcagtcaggagggagagcatcttgaatgGTTGGAGGAGTCCCCCGTGATTGGTGTccttgtgaagagtgaagatgatgaggtcaaaggtgaaagtgaggagaagagagaggcggagcctccaagcagcagctcaacacaacacatgacaacagaagctgatggagaccactgtggaggatcacaagcagacaagatgttagctccactatcagatagtgaggacacaacgtcacactctcctgacactgatgatgaacactctaaagatgataagacatgtcacactgacaacactcacttcacatgttctcactgtcACAAAACTTTTAAACACCATCGTAgtctgaaaagacacatgagaacacacaccggagaaaaacctttttcatgttcaatctgcggtaattattttactcataagcacgatttgaaaatacacatgagaatacacactggagaaaaacctttttcctgttcagaatgtggtaaaagttttgtaagaAATCAAAGTTTCAAAGCACacttgagaatacacactggagaaaaaccttttttatgttcaatttgcggtaaagattttactcataggcaacatttgaaaatacacatgagaatacacactggagaaaaccctttttcctgctcagaatgtggtaaaagttttggaagaaatcaaagtttaaaagaacacatgagaatacacactggagaaaaaccttttttatgttcaatttgcggtaaagattttactcatagTCAACATTTGAaacgacacatgagaacacacactggagaaaaacctttttcatgtacaATCTGCGGTAAATATTTTACGCAAAAGCACCATttcaaagtacacatgagaacacacactggagaacaacctttttcatgttcaatctgcggtaaagattttactcgaagggaccatttcaaaaaacacattaaaatacacacaggagaacaacctttttcctgttcaatctgcgggaaagattttactcaaaggcactatttgaaaaaacacatgagtacacacactggagaaaaaccttatacatgttcagtatgttgtaaaagttTTATACAAAGTCagcatttgaaaagacacatgagaacacacacaggtaagaaagtgttgagttgcagtgtgtgtggtgaaagattgtcttctaagtaccagtgtaagaaacacaagtgtgctggtgagaacagcagcagcaaatga